The Brachyhypopomus gauderio isolate BG-103 chromosome 2, BGAUD_0.2, whole genome shotgun sequence genome contains a region encoding:
- the LOC143488908 gene encoding uncharacterized protein LOC143488908, with the protein MNDWEPAPALETQSVITEQGPNAWETLSQASSLRFDGGEHASPLRGPPPSPASATSNQEDGAGHLQEHEPNRYVMEEEEEDLMTADLIRRARDAVVTAERLKVARIHEINHNLPEDTTNPHVLQAVNSLNEGLAIPIDYNAQSPEARTEITQPEQQYDCFQELEQYLRGLNHTVNPHVLQAVNSLNGGLAIPIDYNAQSPEARTEITQPEQQYDCFQELEQYLIDLNHTVNPHVLQAVNSLNGGLAIPIDYNAQSPEARTEITQPEQQYDCFQELEQYLIDLNHTVNPHVLQAVNSLNGGLAIPIDYNAQSPEARTEITQPEQQYDCFQELEQYLRELNSQTSDNQNNVPIEIDEERPNYSHPMINIDAEQVGCGAATDPSIRIKKREKFNNTEIRRKVNFSSLEDISSFSDFHNHVLGIIDEMVDVAREAVEPNDVMIFQIHGPNLSISEPIEVTSEGVALDSFLSPLEKAMQSNLEVLTSDAVDLVIQLVHAPRGGSGDRRKLSGLLHSEVVRKKLRHLYVFQNEGNNLCFALCVAQLLNPGRSRFEIRRIAEQLQGDAGLRHHDEVGFADVHRFESHLKCKIVVLHRTVSKKGYSFFQTSEIPNDRTLFIFLHDKHYYGVKNIKGLLGADYFCNYCYATYNDRRSHSCKYACGVCNDSECHKHKQKSLLQCPDCLRLCRSQYCYDKHKESKKTNENITYTLCERAYYCAQCNTMVKTSFAGQKSHKCIGQSCRLCGEKLDELFNHQCFIEPLEKEKRSNKLIFYDLECHQATGVHVANFLCCMDFKGETWTWSGEDCVKKFFAKFRKPAYSNYMFIAHNARGYDSYLLLNYLVKEGVAPDIVAQGSKILCFTDPEFNQRFIDSLCFMPMKLSAMPKAMGFESDAKGYFPHYWNIPEHQDYVGPYPAPEFYGADSMMPKDREEFFRWYEKIKGGIFLFKKEMAKYCKNDVKILRRACLIFREEILESTTVDPFSCITIASVCMKIFRTKFLSPHTLAIPPLDHYVGGQKSFSSSSIQWLEYVAQKRKINIQHALNGGEVKFGKYAVDGYSEHKGVRRAYEFLGCFYHGCDKCFASHEHHPLTQGTTYGSLLERTKTRIQHLKHTYDLRMTLIWEHEWSEMKKTDEDVKSFLKSFDFPERLNPRDALFGGRTNALNLHYVAQPEERIDYYDFTSLYPFVNKTKTYPLGHPVVVFKDFLPIEQYFGIVRVKVLPPRGLWAPVLPYRVNGKLTFPLCRTCVLHRLSECEHSDDKRALTGTWCTQEVIKAVEKGYVVQKIFEVWHFPLRSDTLFADYIKMFLKTKQESSGYPSWVKCAADEEEYLRGYEEHEGIRLDAGKITHNPAKRSVAKLALNSLWGKMCQRPDRLNTTLITQPEMFLKFMFSTSIKVRDLSFLNDDVALVQWRQADVRCMDPGVSNVFIGVFTTTYARLELYELMDKLQRRVLYTDTDSVVFVSRDGDWMPPLSDYLGGLTSELSEGDSIVEFVSGGPKTYGFRTLKGENVMKVKGLTLNYTNDKLVNLKSLTELVNEHVKNPSRSREIMTSRNMIVRDKIGFLLKNKTQQKRFRIVYDKRILLPDFRTLPYGY; encoded by the exons ATGAACGACTGGGAGCCCGCTCCAGCGTTAGAAACTCAGTCAGTAATTACTGAACAGGGTCCGAACGCTTGGGAAACGCTGTCTCAAGCGAGTTCTTTGCGTTTCGACGGTGGGGAACATGCTTCACCGCTCAGAGGACCTCCTCCGTCAC CCGCCAGCGCAACTTCAAATCAGGAAGACGGAGCGGGTCATCTTCAGGAACATGAGCCGAATCGATAtgtcatggaggaggaggaggaggacctcaTGACGGCTGATCTCATTCGAAGGGCAAGAGACGCGGTTGTAACCGCTGAACGTCTGAAAGTTGCGCGTATCCACG aaataaatcacAACCTGCCTGAAGACACGACGAACCCTCACGTGTTACAAGCCGTAAATTCTCTGAATGAAGGATTGGCAATACCTATCGATTACAATGCTCAGAGCCCCGAAGCCAGAACCGAGattacacaaccagaacaacaataCGATTGTTTCCAAGAACTAGAACAATATCTTAGAGGTTTAAATCATACAGTAAATCCTCACGTGTTACAAGCCGTAAATTCTCTGAATGGAGGATTGGCAATACCTATCGATTACAATGCTCAGAGCCCCGAAGCCAGAACCGAGattacacaaccagaacaacaataCGATTGTTTCCAAGAACTGGAGCAATATCTTATAGATTTAAATCATACAGTAAATCCTCACGTTTTACAAGCCGTAAATTCTCTGAATGGAGGATTGGCAATACCTATCGATTACAATGCTCAGAGCCCCGAAGCCAGAACCGAGattacacaaccagaacaacaataCGATTGTTTCCAAGAACTGGAGCAATATCTTATAGATTTAAATCATACAGTAAATCCTCACGTTTTACAAGCCGTAAATTCTCTGAATGGAGGATTGGCAATACCTATCGATTACAATGCTCAGAGCCCCGAAGCCAGAACCGAGattacacaaccagaacaacaataCGATTGTTTCCAAGAACTAGAGCAATATCTTAGAGAATTAAATAGCCAAACCTCTGATAATCAAAATAACGTACCGATTGAAATTGATGAGGAGAGACCAAATTATTCTCACCCCATGATCAATATTGACGCCGAACAAGTAGGCTGTGGAGCGGCTACAGACCCGAGCATTAGAATTAAAAAGAGGGAAAAGTTCAATAACACAGAAATTAGAAGGAAAGTAAATTTCTCCTCATTAGAGGACATCAGCAGTTTCTCTGATTTTCACAACCACGTTTTAGGGATTATAGATGAGATGGTAGATGTTGCTCGCGAAGCCGTAGAACCGAACGACGTCATGATTTTTCAAATTCACGGACCTAATCTGAGCATTTCAGAACCTATTGAAGTGACCTCTGAGGGAGTAGCGTTAGATTCGTTTCTATCACCTCTCGAGAAAGCTATGCAGAGCAACCTTGAAGTCTTGACGAGCGACGCCGTTGATTTGGTGATTCAATTAGTGCACGCTCCGAGGGGAGGGAGTGGGGACAGGAGAAAATTATCAGGCCTCCTCCATTCCGAAGTTGTAAGGAAGAAACTCAGACATTTATACGTTTTTCAAAACGAGGGTAATAATTTATGTTTTGCGCTGTGTGTCGCCCAGCTGCTGAATCCTGGGAGGAGTCGTTTTGAGATACGCAGGATAGCGGAACAGTTACAGGGAGATGCGGGATTAAGACACCATGACGAAGTCGGGTTTGCGGACGTACATCGATTTGAGAGTCATCTCAAGTGTAAAATTGTAGTGTTGCACCGTACCGTCTCCAAAAAAGGATATTCATTTTTTCAAACCTCTGAAATCCCCAATGATCGGACTTTGTTCATATTTTTACACGATAAACATTACTATGGTGTAAAAAACATAAAAGGACTTCTAGGCGCGGATTACTTCTGCAATTACTGCTACGCTACTTACAATGACCGCAGGAGTCACAGTTGTAAATACGCGTGCGGCGTCTGTAACGATTCCGAatgtcacaaacacaaacagaagagTCTCTTACAATGCCCGGACTGTCTAAGACTGTGCAGATCTCAGTACTGTTATGACAAACACAAGGAGTCGAAAAAGACGAATGAAAACATTACGTACACATTATGCGAAAGAGCGTACTATTGCGCACAATGTAACACGATGGTTAAAACATCATTCGCTGGGCAGAAGTCTCATAAATGCATCGGTCAAAGCTGTCGTCTCTGTGGGGAAAAGTTGGATGAACTGTTTAATCATCAGTGTTTTATCGAACCTCTAGAGAAAGAAAAGCGGAGCAACAAACTCATCTTCTACGATCTGGAATGTCATCAAGCGACGGGCGTGCACGTAGCAAATTTTTTATGTTGCATGGATTTTAAAGGAGAAACGTGGACGTGGTCCGGGGAAGACTGCGTCAAAAAATTCTTTGCGAAATTCCGCAAGCCCGCATACAGCAACTATATGTTCATAGCACACAACGCTAGAGGATACGATTCCTATCTCCTGCTTAACTACCTGGTGAAAGAAGGCGTAGCTCCTGACATTGTAGCACAAGGCAGCAAAATTCTGTGTTTTACCGACCCCGagtttaatcagaggtttatcgACAGCCTCTGCTTCATGCCTATGAAACTCTCCGCAATGCCTAAAGCTATGGGGTTCGAGTCAGACGCTAAAGGATACTTTCCACACTATTGGAACATCCCGGAACATCAGGACTATGTAGGGCCTTACCCCGCTCCCGAATTCTACGGTGCCGACAGCATGATGCCCAAGGATCGCGAGGAGTTCTTCCGATGGTACGAGAAGATCAAAGGAGGAATCTTTCTATTCAAGAAAGAGATGGCCAAGTACTGTAAGAACGACGTAAAGATTTTAAGGCGAGCCTGTCTGATATTCAGGGAAGAGATCCTGGAAAGCACAACAGTCGACCCCTTCAGTTGCATCACCATAGCCAGCGTGTGCATGAAAATCTTTAGAACAAAGTTTCTTTCTCCACACACATTGGCCATTCCACCGTTGGATCATTACGTCGGGGGACAGAAATCTTTTTCGTCTTCTTCTATCCAATGGTTGGAGTATGTGGCGCAAAAGCGGAAGATAAACATTCAGCACGCTCTGAACGGTGGGGAAGTGAAATTTGGTAAATACGCCGTGGACGGATACAGCGAGCACAAAGGCGTGCGGAGAGCGTACGAGTTTTTAGGATGTTTTTATCACGGCTGTGATAAATGCTTCGCCTCGCACGAGCATCACCCTCTGACCCAAGGTACGACGTATGGGAGTCTACTCGAGAGAACGAAGACGAGAATTCAACACTTGAAGCACACTTACGATCTGCGAATGACCTTGATATGGGAACACGAGTGGAGCGAGATGAAAAAGACCGATGAGGATGTGAAAAGTTTTCTGAAATCATTTGACTTTCCAGAAAGGTTAAATCCCCGCGATGCCTTGTTTGGAGGGAGGACCAACGCGTTAAATCTGCACTACGTGGCTCAACCCGAGGAGAGGATCGATTACTACGACTTCACATCTCTCTACCCATTCGTCAACAAAACAAAGACCTACCCCCTCGGACACCCCGTGGTTGTATTCAAGGACTTCCTACCGATAGAACAATATTTCGGTATAGTCAGAGTCAAAGTTTTGCCCCCCAGAGGCTTGTGGGCGCCTGTTCTGCCCTACAGAGTAAACGGCAAACTCACCTTCCCTCTCTGTAGAACCTGCGTGCTACATCGGCTGTCGGAGTGCGAGCATAGCGACGACAAAAGAGCCCTGACGGGTACTTGGTGCACTCAAGAAGTGATCAAAGCCGTCGAAAAAGGCTACGTGGTGCAGAAAATCTTTGAAGTCTGGCATTTCCCCTTACGCTCCGACACCCTGTTTGCggattacattaaaatgtttttgaaaactAAACAGGAGAGCAGCGGGTACCCCTCCTGGGTAAAATGTGCGGCGGACGAGGAGGAATACCTGAGAGGGTACGAGGAACATGAAGGAATTCGTCTGGACGCTGGGAAAATAACACATAACCCCGCCAAGAGATCTGTGGCTAAACTAGCTCTAAATTCTCTCTGGGGAAAAATGTGTCAGCGGCCCGACAGACTGAACACGACTCTGATCACGCAGCCTGAAATGTTTTTAAAGTTTATGTTTTCAACGAGCATCAAAGTCAGGGACTTGTCGTTCTTGAACGACGATGTAGCGCTTGTGCAGTGGCGACAGGCCGACGTCAGATGCATGGACCCCGGCGTCTCAAACGTTTTCATAGGCGTTTTCACGACCACCTACGCCAGACTGGAGCTTTACGAGCTCATGGACAAATTGCAAAGAAGGGTTctttacacagacacagattcgGTGGTGTTTGTCTCCCGTGACGGAGATTGGATGCCGCCGTTGAGCGATTATTTGGGGGGACTCACCAGCGAGCTCTCTGAAGGCGATAGCATTGTAGAGTTTGTCAGCGGAGGGCCAAAAACGTACGGTTTCCGTACATTAAAGGGTGAGAACGTTATGAAGGTTAAGGGGCTCACGTTAAATTACACCAACGATAAACTAGTCAACCTGAAATCTTTGACGGAACTGGTCAACGAACACGTTAAAAACCCCTCCCGTTCTAGGGAGATAATGACGTCCCGCAACATGATTGTCAGGGATAAAATAGGCTTCctcctaaaaaacaaaacacaacagaaaagGTTCAGGATCGTGTACGATAAGCGCATTTTGCTGCCCGATTTCAGGACTCTGCCCTACGGGTATTAA